Sequence from the Paenibacillus tundrae genome:
ACTCGTCGGATCGAGACGAGCATGTCTATGATGTATTCAGTAATCACAGCCAGTTGAACCGCGACAGATACAGTGCGGATCGAACGGATGTGCCTGCTGAACGAGCAGATCTAGATATGGAAGAGCGTAGACTCGAAGCTCAGACGAAGGCGGCACGCTTCGGCAATAATACATTCCTATAAGAGATTGTTATGAATCTACCATTCATGACGACTTCTAAGATTCATGAGATAGGCATTAGCCGGTTTCCTCAAGGAAGCCGGCTTTTGAACCTGTATAGGGAACGCAGGGTCTGGACTGAAGGATGTGAACGCTATCCACTAGGGAATAACAATACATACAATAGAACGGCCAAGGCGAGTCCGATAACGAGTATGGTAATGGTTAAGAATTGAATTAAGTGCGTAGTAGCTTGGAACGTTTGTTGATTTATTTGTTTGCGTTTGCGATGATAGGAGCTTGCTGAAGTGAGAATAATGAGAATACCGCTAACCAGAGACGTCACTCCTGTAATAATTGCGGCAATATGAGCAATCTGATCATAGAGAGATGAGCTGAACCCAAATCCTGCAGCAAGAAAGCCAATACCAACTAGAGCAATCCCCGTCCGCACCCAAGCTAGAAAAGTCCGTTCATTCGCTAAATGCTGCTGTACATATTTCGAATCAATTGTAGTTTGTTCTTCCTTAGAATCCATGATGTAGATCACCCCGATCGGCACAAAATGTGTACTGTCATATTGTACTTATTATTTAACGTAAAACCAAGAAAGGCGGCTGAACGTTATGCCTCGAAAAGAACGAATTGTGGAAATTGAATCCCTTCGGGGGATGGCTTTTGCGGCCGTCGTGTTACAACATTCGATTGCACACTTTTCAATTGTTCCAGAAACCAAGCTAGAGGATGGCGTGTTATTAGCAATCCTATTAATGCTTACGAAGTTCGCAGTGCCTCTATTTATTTTTATTACAGGTATGGTGCTCTTCTATAACACAGGAGATCAGCTGAACTACAGTCGTTTTATGCATAAACGATTAACGGATGTCATCATCCCATACGTCATTTGGACCTTGATTTATTTTGTCCTTACGCCAAATGGAATTAGAGGAATCGGGTGGCAGGAACTACCGGAGCTGGGGTTGAAATTGCTAACAGGAAAAACGACCTCTCATTTCTGGTACATTATTATGCTGATTCAATTCTATGTGCTGTTTCCACTATTCCTGCGCGCCATTCGTTATGTATACAATCGATTTGGATCGAGAGGACGGGGGATAGCACTACTTCTTACTGGCGTGGTATATCTTATCCTTACTGATCAACTTGGCAACATAGCTGCCCTTATGGAGAGACTGAACATTCCTGTATTAACCGAAGCGTTTACGACCTATGCAGACCGTAATTTCTTATATTTCTTTTTCTATTTTGTACTAGGTGCGGTGGCTGGACTCTCAGTGCAACACTGGAATATGTGGATATCACGGTTACGCTGGATGTACTGGACCGTGTTTATTGTGCTCGGATTACGGTTTACATATCTATTAATGCTGGAATATCAAAAACCGGAAGGCATTCGTATCACTTTTTACACCGTGAGTCTAATCAGACCTGACATGGCAATATTCCTCATTGCTTCGATCATGGTAATGTATCAACTGGCGGGTAAGCTGCGGAATCCTTTTGCTGTTCGGTGGCTTGGATGGATTGGTGGAGTTTCTTACGGCGGTTATCTGATGCACATGCTTATGCTACGATACAGTTACATTCCGGATGAACTACTTTATGTTGCTTGGGGGATTAATCCGACCATTCGTACGATACTCACATGGATTCTCGCACTGGCATTATCTTGTGTACTGACATGGCTTATTTCGCGAATCGGTTGGGGCAAATGGATCGTCGGCACCGTACCAGGTGGTAAAAGTAACATGCGAATAAAGCAACATATGAAAAATTCATAATAATTTCAATTAGACTACCGTGGAAAATTCAAGTGAGCGCTCTGTACCCTATTTGCGTTTTTGGATTTTCCACCGTTCGCTTCAGAAGATCCGGATTTCAGGTACATAAAGATCAAAATTTTAAAAATTCAACACCTGAAAAATTCACAATAATAAACCCGTTCCTTCCACCCGCTGTCCTCTCTATTTCTTCATGTTTCGTACTTCCAAGTAATCGTTAGACTAAAGGAGGGGCGAATAAAGTCCAACAGGATAGAAGAGTCGAGAAAAACGGAGCGAGATGGCAGAAACCGAACATAAGTTTTATAATACACACAGATAGGTTAATGGATAGGAGGGGGAAACAACGTGGCATTTATGATTGCACAACGAGCATTTATCAAACTTTATCTAATAACGATGGTAGAGCAGCATAGAGGATATGGGTATGAAATGTTAGAGGAAATGAAGCAAGAATTCAAGGATTATGGTTATGTACCGCCTCAGAGCGAGATATACCGGGCACTTCATGAGCTGGTGCAGCAGGGAATCTTTTATCGAACGAAAAAGCTCAA
This genomic interval carries:
- a CDS encoding YidH family protein, encoding MDSKEEQTTIDSKYVQQHLANERTFLAWVRTGIALVGIGFLAAGFGFSSSLYDQIAHIAAIITGVTSLVSGILIILTSASSYHRKRKQINQQTFQATTHLIQFLTITILVIGLALAVLLYVLLFPSG
- a CDS encoding acyltransferase, which codes for MPRKERIVEIESLRGMAFAAVVLQHSIAHFSIVPETKLEDGVLLAILLMLTKFAVPLFIFITGMVLFYNTGDQLNYSRFMHKRLTDVIIPYVIWTLIYFVLTPNGIRGIGWQELPELGLKLLTGKTTSHFWYIIMLIQFYVLFPLFLRAIRYVYNRFGSRGRGIALLLTGVVYLILTDQLGNIAALMERLNIPVLTEAFTTYADRNFLYFFFYFVLGAVAGLSVQHWNMWISRLRWMYWTVFIVLGLRFTYLLMLEYQKPEGIRITFYTVSLIRPDMAIFLIASIMVMYQLAGKLRNPFAVRWLGWIGGVSYGGYLMHMLMLRYSYIPDELLYVAWGINPTIRTILTWILALALSCVLTWLISRIGWGKWIVGTVPGGKSNMRIKQHMKNS
- a CDS encoding helix-turn-helix transcriptional regulator, which codes for MAFMIAQRAFIKLYLITMVEQHRGYGYEMLEEMKQEFKDYGYVPPQSEIYRALHELVQQGIFYRTKKLKGNDPKVDFQEIVLYHFTDDGAEKAELYKKQVKTDLDRCLGMLHKAEQDNYGTKGR